The Panthera tigris isolate Pti1 chromosome F3, P.tigris_Pti1_mat1.1, whole genome shotgun sequence genome includes a window with the following:
- the CCDC190 gene encoding coiled-coil domain-containing protein 190, whose protein sequence is MERHMVGGPLSKHFDLERKNARQADARLSQRLQRLERVCLYHMKLLTREQRQLQKELQRLREDIVKKKLSSDLRNGIQKRPEDVLVSSPPRGKKHGGPHTNNVRVLATNMTQETYRTKSQMPLFHHAGFKDATKSKEQSLSQNYRASHFTAEKPQAQEEDFMSPPKGKDSNKGISILCQHQDVSINTLDQGPGSSPVCESRTAHMDETRPKDASLNPGPNAGKQSPLNPMECARNLKGESVTPTFLELFAKVRNAHYLRHRVPPESERLLSIGEIFGHKESLQPRTGQECKNRGYNLSLNEQYKYTKKEGRDESSDNTLRGAYMLRMSSKI, encoded by the exons ATGGAGAGGCACATGGTCGGGGGGCCTCTGTCTAAGCACTTCGATTTGGAGAGGAAGAACGCCAGGCAGGCCGACGCCAGGCTCAGCCAAAGACTGCAGAGACTGGAGCGGGTCTGCCTCTACCACATGAAGTTGCTGACCCGCGAGCAGAGACAGCTCCAGAAAGAACTGCAGAGGCTGCGGGAAG ATATTGTCAAGAAAAAGCTCTCCTCTGATTTGCGGAATGGAATTCAGAAGAGACCAGAAGACGTCCTTGTGTCCTCACCACCAAGAGGGAAGAAGCATGGAGGTCCACACACTAATAACGTTAG AGTGCTGGCCACCAACATGACCCAAGAAACGTACAGAACTAAGTCCCAGATGCCTCTTTTCCATCACGCTGGCTTCAAAGACGCCACGAAAAGCAAAGAGCAGTCGCTATCTCAAAATTACAGAGCTTCTCACTTCACAGCCGAGAAGCCACAAGCCCAAGAAGAAGATTTCATGAGCCCACCAAAAGGCAAAGACTCCAACAAGGGCATCTCTATTCTGTGTCAACATCAAGACGTCTCCATCAACACCCTAGACCAAGGCCCTGGTTCGAGCCCAGTTTGTGAAAGTAGAACAGCACACATGGATGAGACCAGACCAAAGGATGCCAGCCTAAACCCAGGCCCCAATGCGGGGAAACAAAGTCCCTTGAATCCCATGGAATGTGCAAGAAACTTGAAAGGCGAGTCCGTCACACCTACCTTCTTAGAGCTGTTTGCTAAGGTCAGAAATGCCCACTACCTCCGGCACAGGGTCCCCCCGGAGTCTGAGAGATTGCTTAGCATTGGGGAGATATTCGGGCACAAGGAATCCTTACAGCCCAGAACAGGACAGGAGTGTAAGAACAGG ggATATAATCTCTCACTGAATGAGCAATACAAGTATAcaaaaaaggaggggagagatGAATCTTCTGACAACACTTTAAGGGGTGCGTATATGTTGCGGATGTCATCAAAGATATGA